One Citrobacter amalonaticus genomic window carries:
- the cysM gene encoding cysteine synthase CysM gives MNTLEQTIGNTPLVKLQRLTPDNGSEIWVKLEGNNPAGSVKDRAALSMIVEAEKRGEIKPGDVLIEATSGNTGIALAMIAALKGYRMKLLMPDNMSQERRAAMRAYGAELILVTKEQGMEGARDLALEMAQRGEGTLLDQFNNPDNPYAHYTTTGPEIWRQTSGRLTHFVSSMGTTGTITGVSRFLREQASAVAIVGLQPEEGSSIPGIRRWPAEYMPGIFNAQLVDQVVDIHQRDAENTMRELAVREGIFCGVSSGGAVAGAIRIAKANPGAVVVAIICDRGDRYLSTGVFGEEHFSQGAGI, from the coding sequence GTGAATACATTAGAACAAACAATTGGCAATACGCCGCTGGTGAAACTGCAACGGCTGACGCCGGATAATGGCAGTGAAATTTGGGTCAAACTGGAAGGTAACAATCCAGCAGGATCGGTAAAAGATCGTGCCGCGTTATCGATGATTGTTGAAGCGGAAAAGCGCGGTGAGATTAAACCTGGTGATGTATTAATTGAGGCCACCAGCGGGAACACTGGCATTGCGCTGGCGATGATTGCGGCACTGAAAGGTTATCGCATGAAGCTGCTGATGCCGGACAACATGAGCCAGGAGCGTCGTGCGGCGATGCGCGCCTACGGTGCCGAGCTGATTCTGGTGACCAAAGAGCAGGGAATGGAAGGGGCGCGAGATTTAGCGCTGGAGATGGCTCAGCGCGGCGAAGGCACGCTGCTGGACCAGTTCAACAACCCTGATAACCCGTACGCGCATTACACCACCACGGGGCCGGAAATCTGGCGGCAAACGTCCGGACGTCTCACCCATTTTGTTTCCAGTATGGGCACCACCGGCACTATCACCGGGGTGTCTCGCTTTCTGCGTGAGCAGGCCAGCGCGGTCGCTATTGTGGGCTTGCAACCGGAAGAGGGCAGCAGCATTCCGGGGATTCGTCGCTGGCCAGCGGAATACATGCCGGGCATTTTTAATGCTCAGCTTGTCGATCAGGTCGTGGATATTCACCAGCGAGACGCGGAGAACACCATGCGTGAACTGGCGGTACGTGAAGGGATCTTCTGTGGCGTCAGCTCAGGCGGCGCGGTCGCTGGTGCGATACGGATTGCGAAAGCAAATCCGGGCGCGGTGGTAGTGGCGATTATTTGCGATCGCGGCGATCGCTATCTCTCTACCGGCGTGTTTGGCGAAGAGCACTTCAGTCAGGGCGCGGGGATTTAA